The following are encoded in a window of Neomicrococcus lactis genomic DNA:
- a CDS encoding SH3 domain-containing protein, which produces MATTALSSGAQAQSAAEVKSGTQAAASSSMNATAQTPSTLNTMFAAALPAGATTYLSLGTTSANLNVRSGPSAYYSILTSIPAGTTVNLYYKHPTTGWYHVKYGVHWGWVSASYIQNIGASPYVNKYAGPNRTPRVVLTFDDCPSTLTSFDNATIYARDNGIGLVLAPSGTCLSSFKSKYGIDLASRARARGHYVINHSVTHAELTRLSTSGILRELSSPGVATNIGRPPFGAVNTTVNSAYALKGMYQWFWDVDTRDWENKSKTATIYNAVHMARAGSTVLMHMQWYGFSPDSLRQIKAGLAERGLGVCRPFRGYDNAGAVLTSPFYIPQSLPC; this is translated from the coding sequence ATGGCAACGACCGCCCTCAGCAGCGGCGCGCAAGCCCAATCCGCAGCCGAAGTGAAGAGCGGAACTCAAGCTGCGGCATCGTCCTCAATGAACGCCACCGCGCAGACCCCTAGCACCCTCAACACGATGTTCGCCGCCGCGCTGCCCGCGGGCGCCACCACGTATTTGAGCCTAGGTACCACCTCCGCGAACCTCAATGTCCGCTCGGGACCCAGCGCGTACTACTCGATCCTGACCTCCATTCCGGCCGGAACCACAGTCAATCTCTACTACAAACACCCCACCACCGGCTGGTACCACGTGAAGTACGGCGTCCACTGGGGATGGGTCAGCGCTTCGTACATCCAAAACATTGGCGCCTCGCCGTACGTGAACAAGTACGCCGGACCAAACCGCACCCCGCGGGTGGTCCTGACCTTCGACGACTGCCCTTCCACCCTCACCTCGTTCGATAACGCTACGATCTACGCGCGAGACAACGGGATTGGCTTGGTCCTCGCCCCGTCCGGCACGTGCCTTTCCAGCTTCAAGTCCAAGTACGGTATTGATCTGGCGTCCCGCGCACGGGCGCGTGGGCACTACGTCATTAACCACTCCGTCACCCACGCCGAACTCACGAGGCTCAGCACCTCCGGCATCCTTCGCGAACTCAGCTCGCCGGGTGTCGCCACGAATATAGGGCGGCCACCATTTGGTGCGGTGAACACTACGGTCAATTCCGCCTACGCACTCAAGGGCATGTATCAGTGGTTCTGGGACGTGGATACCCGCGACTGGGAGAACAAATCCAAGACCGCCACCATTTACAACGCGGTGCACATGGCGCGCGCCGGCTCCACAGTGCTCATGCATATGCAGTGGTACGGATTTAGCCCCGATTCGCTACGGCAAATCAAGGCCGGACTGGCCGAGCGAGGATTGGGAGTTTGCCGCCCATTCCGCGGCTACGACAACGCGGGCGCGGTCCTGACATCTCCGTTCTACATCCCGCAAAGTTTGCCGTGCTGA
- a CDS encoding GlsB/YeaQ/YmgE family stress response membrane protein: protein MGFIGWIVLGLIAGAIAKAIMPGNQGGGWLMTLILGVVGAILGGWIGSALFNVNINEFWSISTWLLAIVGSLIVLVIWGFVTKGRSRA from the coding sequence ATGGGTTTTATCGGTTGGATCGTACTAGGACTTATCGCAGGAGCCATCGCTAAGGCAATCATGCCCGGCAACCAGGGCGGCGGCTGGCTCATGACCTTGATCCTCGGCGTCGTTGGAGCAATCCTCGGCGGCTGGATCGGTTCTGCACTCTTCAACGTCAACATCAACGAGTTCTGGTCAATCTCCACGTGGCTTCTCGCCATCGTTGGTTCTTTGATCGTTCTTGTGATCTGGGGCTTTGTAACCAAGGGCCGCAGCCGCGCCTAA
- the putP gene encoding sodium/proline symporter PutP — MSDTNFQLLAVGLYFAAMLGIGYYAYRKTSNLDDYMLAGRDLKPGVAAISAGASDMSGWLLMGLPGAIYLAGLVEGWIAIGLTIGAWLNWKFVAPRLRSYTEISNNSITVPSFLENRFKDSTRVLRIIAGVIILVFFTFYVSSGMVAGGKFFESTFSAPYFWGMVLVSGITLLYTLFGGFLGASLTDVAQGLLMLAALVAVPVVAVISMGGVGEVINNINLADAAANAADPSRELHRTSLLFGGTALGIISACAWGLGYFGQPHIIVRFMALRSPADAKAGRRIGIAWMVLTAVGAIATALIGVAWFHKYPETLEDPETVFLRMSQILFHPFVAGLVLAAVLAAIMSTIASQLIVCSSALVEDLYGIMGRKSSDRTNVILGRIGVLVVAIIAGILALDPSSSILKLVSFAWAGFGAAFGPVIILSLYWKKFTSWGALAAMVSGAIIVFIWGTNEALSKTLYEIVPGFVIATIFGVVVSLLTQKHHPVIEREFNEMKRHSAGGTFSA, encoded by the coding sequence ATGTCTGATACAAATTTTCAGCTCCTCGCGGTAGGACTGTACTTCGCAGCCATGCTTGGCATTGGCTACTACGCTTACCGCAAAACCAGCAACCTTGACGACTACATGTTGGCGGGGCGAGACCTCAAGCCTGGCGTTGCGGCTATCTCCGCCGGCGCTTCGGATATGTCCGGCTGGCTGCTCATGGGCCTCCCCGGCGCTATCTACCTGGCGGGCCTTGTAGAAGGTTGGATCGCAATCGGTCTGACCATCGGCGCGTGGCTCAACTGGAAGTTCGTAGCACCGCGCTTGCGCTCCTACACGGAGATTTCCAACAACTCCATTACCGTCCCGAGCTTCCTCGAGAACCGCTTCAAAGACTCCACTCGCGTGCTACGCATCATCGCAGGCGTCATCATTTTGGTGTTCTTTACCTTCTACGTATCTTCCGGCATGGTGGCTGGCGGCAAGTTCTTTGAGTCCACCTTCAGTGCTCCGTACTTCTGGGGCATGGTGCTGGTTTCTGGCATCACCCTTCTCTACACCTTGTTTGGCGGCTTCTTGGGCGCATCGCTGACTGACGTGGCTCAGGGCCTGTTGATGCTGGCCGCTCTTGTTGCCGTTCCGGTGGTCGCTGTCATCTCCATGGGTGGCGTAGGCGAAGTCATCAACAACATCAACCTTGCCGATGCAGCCGCAAACGCCGCTGACCCCAGCAGGGAACTGCACCGCACGTCACTACTCTTCGGCGGCACCGCTCTTGGCATCATCTCTGCTTGCGCTTGGGGCTTGGGCTACTTCGGCCAGCCGCACATCATCGTTCGTTTCATGGCCCTTCGCTCACCTGCGGACGCCAAGGCCGGACGCCGCATCGGTATTGCCTGGATGGTTCTGACCGCCGTTGGCGCCATTGCCACCGCGCTCATTGGTGTCGCGTGGTTCCACAAGTACCCAGAGACTCTGGAAGATCCAGAGACGGTGTTCTTGCGCATGTCCCAGATCCTCTTCCACCCCTTCGTGGCAGGCCTGGTACTCGCCGCTGTTCTTGCAGCCATCATGTCCACCATCGCTTCGCAGCTGATCGTCTGCTCTTCGGCGCTTGTGGAGGACCTCTACGGCATCATGGGACGCAAGTCCTCTGACCGCACCAACGTGATCTTGGGCCGTATTGGCGTGCTGGTCGTGGCAATCATCGCCGGCATTCTGGCGCTTGATCCGTCCTCCAGCATCCTGAAGCTGGTCTCCTTCGCGTGGGCCGGATTCGGTGCAGCCTTTGGACCGGTCATCATTCTCTCGCTCTACTGGAAGAAGTTCACCTCTTGGGGTGCACTGGCAGCCATGGTGAGCGGCGCGATCATCGTGTTCATTTGGGGCACCAATGAGGCGCTCAGCAAGACCCTCTACGAAATCGTCCCCGGCTTCGTCATTGCAACCATCTTCGGTGTGGTGGTTTCCCTTCTGACGCAGAAGCATCATCCGGTTATTGAGCGTGAGTTCAATGAGATGAAACGCCACTCTGCAGGCGGAACCTTTTCCGCTTAA